A stretch of DNA from Chloroflexota bacterium:
CCGTGTACGCGCGCGCCATGCGTATCGCCATCATCGTCGCTTCCGTGCCGGAGCTGTGAAAGCGCACCTTCTCCGCGCTCGGTATGAGCTGCTGCACCAGTTGCGCCCAGCGTATTTCCAAGTCGGACGACATACTCAAGTGCGTGCCGATGGCGACCTGTTCTTGCACCACTCTGACTATCTCCGGATGCGCGTGCCCCAGCATCATAGAGCCGTGTCCTGTCCAAAAGTCTATGATGCGATTTCCGTCCACGTCCCACTTCACGCCGCCCTGCCCATGCGTGCCGTAAAGCGGAAACGGCGACATGCGCCGCCCATCGTGAGTTACGCCGTCCGGGAAAATGTCGCGCGCGGTCGCCCAGCGCTCCGCCGAGCCGGTGTGCAAGTCGTAGTATCGTTGTTCAATCGTGGATACCATAGTGTTCCTTCCATTTCCAATTCGCATGCATGAATGAAAGCAATCATCGCCGCGAAAGCCGACTGCTGACATTAAGTCGTCTAGCAAGCTGCATGTAGAATAATTGCAGTTGTCTGCTATTATATCCCCAAGCGTATAATATGCAACGAAGGGAGGGTAAAGGGATGGACTTAAAGATTGAACTCGCAAACGAACGCACAGCCTTGCGCGAAGAGATTTTAAGTGTCGGCGCGATTTTGTCTGCACATGAGAAACACCAGATTGAACTGACAACGCTGACCGCGGAGTACCAATCCTGCGAAGATTTGGAAGAGAAAGCTACCATAGCCATGCGCGTTATGGACTTGCGGATAGCGATCGACGACGAAGGATTCGACGCAGCCGACCTTGATGCACGCATCGATGTAGCATTCGACGAGTACGACAACGCGCTGATGGACGCGCTCATAGCGTCCGAGCCGCAGCCGCCAGCACCAGCACCGGCACCCCAGACTTCGCCGCAGATTTCGCCGGCTGTCATAACCAACGGCACTCAGGCGGTCGAGCGAACGGCGCCTCCGCGCTCAGCGTTCCCGCCCATTACGAACAAGTGCCCGCTGTGCGACGGCTACAAGCGCGCCGAGTTCGACTACTGCCGTAACTGCTACATGCAGCGCAATCCCAACGAGTTCGACACTTGCTCCTGCGGCCGCACGAAGCATGTGCGCTACGAGATGTGCGGCGCGTGCTATCACGAAGAGCAAAACAGATTTGCCTAGCCGCATCGATTTACGGCAACATATATCATCGCAACATATACCAAAGCAGGAATTGAATTGATGAAGAGTTTTCTGACGAACTTGGAATGCACATACTGCGGAATCGTACGCTCCGCTGACGAGCCGCACCGCACCTGCGACATATGCGGCAAGGTGCTCTACCCACGCTACGACCTGAAAGGTGCAACTGCAGCGCTCAGCCGCGACGCACTGCGAGACCGACCGGCTAATATGTGGCGCTACTTCGAGGTCATGCCGGTGCGCGACGAGGCGAATGTCGTAACGCTCGGCGAGGGCTTTACGCCCATATTCAAAGCAGAGCGGCTTGGCGGCGACATTGGATGTACGGCGCTGTACATCAAGGACGAGGGCATCAACCCGACCGGGTCGTTTAAGGCGCGCGGGTTGGGCGCTGCCGTATCCAAGGCGAAGGAACTTGGCATTACGCGGCTGACCATGCCGTCCGCAGGCAACGCCGCTGGCGCGATGAGCGCATACGCCGCCAAGGCTGGCATGGAAGCCTATGTCTTCATGCCCAAAGACGCGCCCGAAGCCAATCGCGTGGAAGTGGAGATTTCCGGTGCGAATCTCGAGCTCGTGGACGGGTACATTACCGACGCCGGGCGTATATCCGGCGAGCGTGCGGAGGAGCTTGGGCTGTTTGATGTGTCCACATTGCGCGAGCCGTATCGCGTTGAGGGCAAGAAAACGATGGGCTACGAAATCGCTGAGCAGATGGATTGGACGCTGCCCGAAGTCATTCTATACCCGACCGGCGGCGGCACGGGCATTGTGGGCATGTGGAAGGCGTTCGCCGAGATGGAGGAGATGGGCTGGATCGGCAGCGAGCGCCCGAAGATGTTCGCCGTACAATCTGAAGGCTGCGCGCCTATAGTCCGCGCGTTCAACGAGGGCACAGAGTTCGCGGAGCCCTGGGAAAATCCGGACACGCTTGCCGCCGGCATTCGCGTGCCTGCCGCTATCGGCGACTATCTGATATTGCAGGCGCTGCGCGAGAGCGGCGGCGGCGCGATTACCGTCAGCGAAGAAGAAATACTGTCCGACATGCGAGCAGTCGCATCGCTCGAGGGCATGTTCGTCTGCCCGGAAGGCGCGGCGCTGTCTGCGGCGCTGCGCAAGCTGCTCGCAGACGGCACGCTATCGCCTGATGAATCGATATTGCTGCTCAACACCGGCTCAGGGCTGAAGTATCTCGATATGATTCGCTGACGCGCTAGAGCAGCTCGAGGTCCCGCACATACGGCGCGAAGGTTGACATCGAAGTGCGGAACATTTGCTCAACGAGGGCATGGTCCGGAACGCATTCCGGGCACTCTTCGTTCACGCCCTTGTGGTACTTCACGGTCAGGCGTCCGCCCTTCATGTCAATGTACTCCAGAGACCCGCCCTCGGACGCCACGATCACTTGCATATTGTCCAATATCGCCTGCACGCCGGGATCGGTGTTAACTGCCACTTCGCTATGCCTCCATAGTCGGTCTTTATTCAATGCCGTCAATCGCCATTTAGTCAGTGAGGTTATGCCCTACGCCTGCCAGTGTCAACATTTAGCCACCCCATCGCCATTAGCTAAATCCCATACAACGCCTCAGTATTCTCCGCAAACATCGCGAGCTTTTCATCTTCAGAAAAGCCGGCGATTATCTCGGTGTATGCCGCGATGACCGTATCGTAGTCGCTGAACAGGCTGTCCACGGGCCAGTTCGTGGCGAATATGCTGCGCTCCACGCCGAACGCTTCGATGCAGCCCAACACGTAAGGGCGTATGCTGTCCACAGTCCAATTGTGGTCGCCCATACCCAGTCCGGAAATCTTGCAGATGATGTTATCCGCAGTCGCGGCGGTCACCATTCCCTGCTTCCACCGGGCGAAGAACTCGTCCGTGCGTTCAGCCGGATTGCCAGCGTGGTCAATAACGATTTTCGTGTTTGGGAACTTGTTCGCCAGCGCAGCCAGCTTGTCCATATCCTGGCACTGCGCGGCGATGCTCGCGTGCAAGTTGTACTTTTCGAGCAACGCGTATCCCCTATGGAAGTCATCCGCAACAAGAAAGTCGCCATAAGAGAAATCGCGTATCCCCTTCATGCGCGGAAACTCGCAGTGCCGTTCCAAGACGCGCTCGACGTCTGGATCGCGCAAGTCTGCGTACGCGACAATCGCGTGTGGAAAGCCGGTGCGTTCCGCCGCTTCTTCCAACCACTCGGTTTCCTTCACCGGGTCCGGAGAGCCGATAGCAGCCTGCACATGCACCGCCTTCGTAACATTGGACGCCCGCGTGGTCTCAATGAAGTCCTCGGCGAAGAAGTTTCGTTCGCCCAGCTTGCGCATCTGCTTGCCGATGAGCGGCGGATTGACGTCCGGCTGCCAGTGCCCGTAGTGCAATTCCGGATGCTGCATGTCGTAGAAGTGTACATGGGCGTCAACAAATTCTAACTTTGGCATTTGCGCCCTCCCTAGTCTGCCGGATAGATGCTGATTTGCTTATCTATGGATGTATGGTGTCTTGCTGATAGCGATGGTGCAGAAATGAACCGTGCCTGCGTTCAATTTTGCGCTCGTATTTACTTTACCGATGGAGATTAGAACCCATGGGGATCAGATTACTCCATAGCGTTAGTGCAAATCCTCAGAGCCAATCATCATTCGGGCGCAGGCTGTCGATGAAGCGGCGGTCGGCATCGGACAGCGCGGCGCTGTCGAGCAGGTCAGGGCGGCGATGGTATGTGCGGCGGAGTGATTCGCGGCGGCGCCACTTCTCGATTTCGCCGTGATTACCGGACAGCAGAATGTCCGGCACTTTTCCGCCTTCGTGCTCTGCCGGGCGCGTGTATTGCGGAAATTGCAACAAACCCGTGGAAAACGAGTCATCCTGCGTGGATTCGATTGAGCCGACGGCGCCGGGTATCAGGCGTGTTACAGCGTCGATAACTACCATAGCCGCGAGTTCGCCGCCGCTCAGCACGTAGTCGCCAACGCTCAATTCGCAATTTGCCACATATTCCCGGACGCGCTCGTCCACGCCTTCGTAACGGCCGCAAATCAGCACGATATCGTCCAGCGTAGCCAGTCGTTCCGCTATGGGCTGCGAGAATGGCGTTCCCTGCGGTGTGAGCAGAACGACAGGCGTATCTTCGCCAAGACTCGCAGTGTGCTTGACAGCGGCATAAGCGTCGAAGATAGGCTCAGGCTTCATCACCATGCCGTAGCCGCCGCCGTATGGGTAGTCGTCCACGCTGCGGTGCTTATCCGTAGCATAGTCGCGGATGTCATGCAGGCAAATCTTGACCAATCCCCGCTCGACAGCGCGCGAGATTATGCTCTCCGACAGCGGTCCGTCGAACATAGCAGGGAAGATTGTCAGCACATGAAAGCGCATCTCAATTACGGAGTTGGATGAATGCGTCAGCCGCCCTTGACCATCGCCAGCCCGTGAGCGAGCGCGGGCATCGCCACGGCGAGAGTCTCGCGCACCGCTTTTTCGCTGCCGGGAAGGTTGACTATCAGGCAGCCGGAGCGCACGCCCGCAGTCGCTCGGCTAAGCATTGCGAATGGCGTGAACTGCAGCGTTTGAATCCGCATCGCTTCGCCAAAACCCGGCGCTTCGATGTCCACCACTGCGCGTGTCGCTTCGGGCGTAACATCGCGAGGACCAAGCCCCGTGCCGCCCGTGGTCACTATCAGATCTATATCCCCGGAGTCGCTCCATTCGCGCAATATGCTGGAAATCTGCGGCACTTCGTCCGCGACCATGCCGCGCTGTACCAGATTATAGCCCTCTTCAACCATAAGCTCGCTGATGGCATTTCCACTGCCATCGACTTCGCGTTCGCCACTCGCGCCTCTGTCGCTAATAGTTAGAACAGCTATGTTGAAATTGTCTGGGGAGTCGTTTGCCATTTACTTACTCTCCTAAACTTTGTTTGACAATTTTCCCAAAAACAGCCCAAACATATACTCAAAAGTTCCTTGCGTTGATTGACGCCACTTTGCGAAACTCGTTGCACAGTAAGAGAAGAGGCAGCCAACGGCAACGCGCTGATTATAGCATGTAGGTCAACTTTCAGACCACAGAGCGCTACACCGAAGGCAGCCGGACAGGAGGCAAACGCTTGCACAAGCAGTCGGCGACACCGCATCGATTCGCTAACGGCAGCGCGTGAAGCACTACCACACGCCGGTAATGGTGGACGAAGTGCTCGCGGCGTTGCAAGTGAAGGCGGATGGGAAGTACATAGACTGCACCGCAGGCGAAGGCGGCCATTCGCTGGCAATCCTACAAGCTGCGACACCGGCGCCAAGAGTCCTATCCATAGACATAGATGGCGAAGCATTGGAGACGGCGGCAGAACGAATACGAGGATACGGCGACAACTCCACAATTAGGCAAGCGAACTACAGTGAGGTAGCGCAAGTTGCGGCTGAGACCGGCTTTATGAATGCCGACGGGCTGCTGCTCGATTTGGGACTGTCGTCACTGCAGTTGGATAAGGGAGAGCGGGGCTTCAGCTTCCGGCACGAAGCCCCACTAGATATGCGATTCGACAAGTCGCAGGGCATAACTGCCGACACGATTGTCAATCGATACGACGAACAAGAGCTGGCGGACATCATCTACCGCTACGGAGAAGAACGAAGGTCCAGGCGCATAGCCAGAACGATAGTGAGGAGCCGTCCGGTAAGGACGACAACGCAGCTGGCGGACATAGTCTTAAGCGCGGTTGGAAGGCAGCGGGGAAGAATCAACCCCGCTACAAGAACATTTCAGGCGATACGCATTGCAGTTAACGACGAACTTGGGAACGTACAGCGAGGGCTTGATGCAGCAGTTGATACTTTGGACGTGGCTGGCCGCTTGGTGGTCATCACATACCACTCCATCGAAGATCGCATCGTCAAGAACGCCATCCGGCATATGGCATCAAACTGTATCTGCCCGCCGTCAGTTCCGCAATGCGCTTGCGACAAAGAGCCTACCGTCCGGATCATCAACCGGCGCGTCATCAGGCCTTCCAACGAGGAAGTGCGCGCCAATCCGCGGAGTCGCAGCGCTCGCATACGAATAGCCGAAAGGCTGTGAACCTTATTGATAATGATTCTTAAACCATTCCCTGCCAAAGCCTAGTGAACGTGTACAGGAAGGATACGAACATGTATGGAGTAGCAATGGATAACTCCAGGATTTTTGCGGCAATCGACATCGGCACTTCAAAGATCTTGACCATCATCGGCAAGAAACTCGACGGTGGTCGCATAGAAGTGCTAGGACACGGCGAGGCTCCATGCTCAGGCGTTCGCAAAGGCGTCGTAGAAGATGTGGAAGCCACACAGTTCGCCGTAAAGAAATCGGTCAGCAAGGCTGAATCTTCCAGCGGCATGCACGTGGACACCGCCTTCGTGGGCATCACCGGCAGGGGCATATCCTACGAGCGTCGGATGGACACAATCGACTGGGTTGGCGAGCACGGCGTCGTTACATATAACGAAGTCGCGAAAGTTCCCTCATCTGTCAGGAAGAGCACGAACGGCTACCACACCGGACGCGAAATCATCCACGCGATCCCGAACACCTACTCGATAGACGGCAAGATGGATGTCTCCGACCCAATGGGCATGCACACATCGCAAGTCGATGTCGAAACGCACCTCGTCAAGGCGTCGTCGTGGGAAGTGGACAAGCTGACTCGCGCAGTCGAAGGCGCAGGCGTTCGCATTGAATCGCTGGTGTTAGAATCGCTTGCCAGCTGCGAGTCGGTGCTCACGCAGGAAGAACGATTCCGCGGCGCGGCACTCGTTGACATCGGCGGCGGCACGACCGATGTGATGGTGTTCCAGTACGACACGTCGCAGTATTCGTCCGTAATTCCGATTGGCGGCTACCAGTTCACCAACGACATCTGCGTGGTGTACAACACCACCTACGAAGCGGCTGAGGAAGTCAAGGTATCGAGGGCGACCGCCCTGCCGAACCAGACCAAGATACACGAAGAGGTAACGCTGCCCATCAACGGAGGCCGAGCGTCCACTAATGTCTCGCTGCACGACATCTGCCAGCTGACGCGCGAGCGAGCGCAAGAACTGATACAGCTCATCGTTCTCAAGCTGCGCGAAGGCGGCATCGACGACCTGACGAACTACCGCATCGTGCTGTCCGGCGGCGCGTCTAAACTCGATGGCTTTCACGAAGTGTTCAAGATGAGCACAGGCGCCGATGTAAGGGTTGGCGCCCCGCCGCCATATCTCGGAATGCCGCGCGAACTCCGAACCCCGATGGCAAGCACCGCTGCCGGCATCCTGGCATGGGCTGCGGCCCAGTACGACGACGATCCCAAGCCTCACGCCATCGGCAAGAAGAAGAACCGCCGCCAGCAACGAGAGTTCGCCGTAAACGGCAGCGGGCATAAGGACGGCAGTGGAAGCCAGAGGCGGAGCGGGATTCTCAGCATATTCAGGAGATAATTTCGGACCGATTACATTTAGAACTCGAACCAAAATCAAACACTTCGGACACGAAGATACACAGGGGAGGAAACAATGGCTACAGCAGTCAGAGAGCTCGAGTATGTAAGGGAAATGGACGGCATGGCGCGCATCAAAGTCATCGGCGTTGGCGGAGGCGGCTCCAACGCCGTGTCGCGGATGTTCCGTGAGCGCGTGCCTTCCGTCGAGTACCTGGTCGTCAACACCGACGCGCAGGCGCTCGTTACTTGCGATGTGCCGCTGAAGTTGCGCATCGGTGACGGCTTGACCATGGGCAAGGGCGTGGGCGGCAACCCTGACATCGGCATGAAGTCCGCGGAAGAGAGCCGCGAAGAACTCTACGACGTGATACGCGACGCGGATATGGTGTTCGTCGCGGCGGGCATGGGCGGCGGCACCGGTACTGGCGCAGCACCGGTAATCGCCGAAATCGCACGCGAGACTGGCGCGCTGACCGTAGGCGTCGTAACGCGCCCGTTCGCATTCGAAGGCAAGCGCCGCGCAGACGCCGCAGAGGCGGGCATACAGCGCCTCAAGGATCAGGTGGACACGCTGCTCGTCATTCCGAACGAGCGCCTGCATGTCATCTGCGAAGAAGAAATCACAGCGCAGAACGCGTTCCTGATGGCGGACGATGTGCTGCGAATGGGCGTACAGTCCATCGCCGAGCTGATAACGGTGCCGGGCGAGATTAACCTCGACTTCGCCGATGTGCAGTCTATCATGCAGGACTCCGGTCCCGCATGGATGTCGATCGGTTGGGGTGTTGGCGATCATCGCGCACGGAACGCCGCACAGACGGCTATCACCAACCCGCTTCTGGACGTGTCCATCGAAGGCGCGCGGGGCGTGCTGTTCAACATTACCGGCGGCAGCGACCTCAAGCTCAACGAGCTGCATGAGTCGGCAGAGGTCATCCAGCGCGTCGTTGACCCGGACTGCAACATCATCTTCGGAATGTCCACCGACATGAAGATGGAGAACGAGATCAAGATCACCATCATCGCCACCGGCTTTGAACACCCGGGAGAAAACAAGGAAACCGACGCCGGCTATGCCAATATGCTGCTCGACGCGATGGCAAACGACACCGGCAAGCTCGACCTGCCGCCGTTCCTCCGTCGCTACTCCAAGCCGCAGGGAAGCTAGTCCAGGGCTTGCAATTCGCGAGACGCGCCTAGCCTAGTGCGGCGATAATATAGCCTCCCCATTTGAGCGGGCTGCCCTTCATTGCGGCAGTCCGCTCAATGGCTTGAGGTGGGAAAAATGTTCACCCTCAATCCGATATGGCGGCTGTCGAATCCGGTACGGCACACTACTCGCCGAAGTTCGCTTCCATATAGAATACCTTCTGCATACGCCGCACATGGCGCTCTTCTCCGGAAAACTCCGCGCTCGCGAAGGCACTCACGATTTCCCGCACAAGCTCCTCGCCGATAATCCGCACGCCCATGCACAGAATGTTCATGTCGTCGTGCTCCACGCCCTGGTGCGCCGAGTATGTATCATGGCAGACGCTCGCGCGAATGCCCTTCACCTTATTCGACGCCACCGACGCTCCCACACCGCTGCCGCACAGCACCACTCCCCTGTCGGCATTCCGCGCCGCCACATACTCCGCGACCGCCTTGGCGAAGTCGGGATAGTCGTCCAGCGCGTCATATTCGTGCGCGCCAAGGTCCACGACTTCGTGCCCCGCCGCTTCCAACAATTCCTTCACCGGCTCCTTCGCCGGATAGCCCGCATGGTCAGCCCCAACAGCAATTCGCATCACTCGTCCTTTGTGTTCACTTGCTTGTCGTATATTCTATGTCGTCAAAGTGTAAGTACTGTGCGCCCATCCCGTCAATTCTGGTCCATTGCAAGCGGGTGCCAACCTGACATGTCACATTCCTTCCAATTGGGCGAAGGTTAGGATGGGCAATTGGGCATCAAGTCTGTCTCGCATCTCAAACCTGCCCGGTCTGCAATTGAGTATTGCCGCACACATTGATAGACTGCGCCTCAAGCACCATCATACACGCTCTAAAACGATCGAGATTCGAAAGGCATCTTCATGAAAATCACCGAAGTGAAATCATTCGCAACCCGTCCGCCCGAATCCACCCGCAATTATGTCTTCGTAAAGGTCGCCACAGACGAAGGAATCGTCGGCTGGGGCGAGGCAACGGTTGGCGCGCTGTCGGTTGGCGCGGTTGTGGAGGAACTGGGCGAGACGCTCATTGGCAAAGACCCGTTCCGCATTGAAGAGCACTGGCAGAACCTGTACAACTTCGGGCACAACGTGCGCGGCGGCGTCCTGCATATGGCGGCGATCAGCGGCATCGACATCGCGCTGTGGGACATCAAAGGCAAGGCGCTGAACGTCCCTGTGTACGAGCTGCTCGGCGGCGCGATGCGCGACAAGTTCTGGGCATACGGCAGGTTCGACGGCCGCACACCAGACGACGCGGTGCAGAACGCGCTGTCGTGGGTCGAACAGGGCTTGACGGCGCTCAAGGGCGATCCGTTTGCGCATCAGGGCTTGTTCACAACCGTCGAATCCGAGCGGGACGCCGTCGCCAAAGTGAAGGCGGTGCGCGAGGCTGTGGGCGACGATGTGGAATTGCTCATCGAAGTTCACGGCAGGCTCTCGCCGCACGAGGCAATCCGAATGGGACGCGCGCTGGAAGAGTTTCGCCCGTTTTGGTACGAAGAGCCTGTACCGCCCGAAAACATTGACGCGATGGCGAAGGTCGCGGCGGGTGTCAACATTCCCATCGCCACCGGCGAGCGCATCTACACCAAGTGGGGCTTCCGCGATCTGTTCGAGAAGCAGGTCATCGACATGGCGCAGCCCGACATCTGCCACGCCGGCGGCATCCTAGAGCTGAAGAAGATTGCGGCAATGGCAGAGACCTACTATGTCGGCTTCTGCCCGCACAACCCTTACGGACCGGTCAACACAATGGCGGCGCTGCATGTGGACGCCACCTGCCCGAACTTCCTAATACAGGAAGGTGGACACGCAGCGTGGTACAGCCATGTGGTCAAGGGCAATTTCCCGTTCC
This window harbors:
- the ftsA gene encoding cell division protein FtsA, whose translation is MYGVAMDNSRIFAAIDIGTSKILTIIGKKLDGGRIEVLGHGEAPCSGVRKGVVEDVEATQFAVKKSVSKAESSSGMHVDTAFVGITGRGISYERRMDTIDWVGEHGVVTYNEVAKVPSSVRKSTNGYHTGREIIHAIPNTYSIDGKMDVSDPMGMHTSQVDVETHLVKASSWEVDKLTRAVEGAGVRIESLVLESLASCESVLTQEERFRGAALVDIGGGTTDVMVFQYDTSQYSSVIPIGGYQFTNDICVVYNTTYEAAEEVKVSRATALPNQTKIHEEVTLPINGGRASTNVSLHDICQLTRERAQELIQLIVLKLREGGIDDLTNYRIVLSGGASKLDGFHEVFKMSTGADVRVGAPPPYLGMPRELRTPMASTAAGILAWAAAQYDDDPKPHAIGKKKNRRQQREFAVNGSGHKDGSGSQRRSGILSIFRR
- the rpiB gene encoding ribose 5-phosphate isomerase B, whose protein sequence is MRIAVGADHAGYPAKEPVKELLEAAGHEVVDLGAHEYDALDDYPDFAKAVAEYVAARNADRGVVLCGSGVGASVASNKVKGIRASVCHDTYSAHQGVEHDDMNILCMGVRIIGEELVREIVSAFASAEFSGEERHVRRMQKVFYMEANFGE
- a CDS encoding amidohydrolase family protein, which produces MPKLEFVDAHVHFYDMQHPELHYGHWQPDVNPPLIGKQMRKLGERNFFAEDFIETTRASNVTKAVHVQAAIGSPDPVKETEWLEEAAERTGFPHAIVAYADLRDPDVERVLERHCEFPRMKGIRDFSYGDFLVADDFHRGYALLEKYNLHASIAAQCQDMDKLAALANKFPNTKIVIDHAGNPAERTDEFFARWKQGMVTAATADNIICKISGLGMGDHNWTVDSIRPYVLGCIEAFGVERSIFATNWPVDSLFSDYDTVIAAYTEIIAGFSEDEKLAMFAENTEALYGI
- the ftsZ gene encoding cell division protein FtsZ; the protein is MATAVRELEYVREMDGMARIKVIGVGGGGSNAVSRMFRERVPSVEYLVVNTDAQALVTCDVPLKLRIGDGLTMGKGVGGNPDIGMKSAEESREELYDVIRDADMVFVAAGMGGGTGTGAAPVIAEIARETGALTVGVVTRPFAFEGKRRADAAEAGIQRLKDQVDTLLVIPNERLHVICEEEITAQNAFLMADDVLRMGVQSIAELITVPGEINLDFADVQSIMQDSGPAWMSIGWGVGDHRARNAAQTAITNPLLDVSIEGARGVLFNITGGSDLKLNELHESAEVIQRVVDPDCNIIFGMSTDMKMENEIKITIIATGFEHPGENKETDAGYANMLLDAMANDTGKLDLPPFLRRYSKPQGS
- the dgoD gene encoding galactonate dehydratase; translation: MKITEVKSFATRPPESTRNYVFVKVATDEGIVGWGEATVGALSVGAVVEELGETLIGKDPFRIEEHWQNLYNFGHNVRGGVLHMAAISGIDIALWDIKGKALNVPVYELLGGAMRDKFWAYGRFDGRTPDDAVQNALSWVEQGLTALKGDPFAHQGLFTTVESERDAVAKVKAVREAVGDDVELLIEVHGRLSPHEAIRMGRALEEFRPFWYEEPVPPENIDAMAKVAAGVNIPIATGERIYTKWGFRDLFEKQVIDMAQPDICHAGGILELKKIAAMAETYYVGFCPHNPYGPVNTMAALHVDATCPNFLIQEGGHAAWYSHVVKGNFPFQQGGYFALPEGIGLGIELDESAMQQYPPGDDSHPEGYLQAAHFPSRQQNTWI
- the rsmH gene encoding 16S rRNA (cytosine(1402)-N(4))-methyltransferase RsmH, with protein sequence MKHYHTPVMVDEVLAALQVKADGKYIDCTAGEGGHSLAILQAATPAPRVLSIDIDGEALETAAERIRGYGDNSTIRQANYSEVAQVAAETGFMNADGLLLDLGLSSLQLDKGERGFSFRHEAPLDMRFDKSQGITADTIVNRYDEQELADIIYRYGEERRSRRIARTIVRSRPVRTTTQLADIVLSAVGRQRGRINPATRTFQAIRIAVNDELGNVQRGLDAAVDTLDVAGRLVVITYHSIEDRIVKNAIRHMASNCICPPSVPQCACDKEPTVRIINRRVIRPSNEEVRANPRSRSARIRIAERL
- a CDS encoding MogA/MoaB family molybdenum cofactor biosynthesis protein; translated protein: MANDSPDNFNIAVLTISDRGASGEREVDGSGNAISELMVEEGYNLVQRGMVADEVPQISSILREWSDSGDIDLIVTTGGTGLGPRDVTPEATRAVVDIEAPGFGEAMRIQTLQFTPFAMLSRATAGVRSGCLIVNLPGSEKAVRETLAVAMPALAHGLAMVKGG
- a CDS encoding threonine synthase — protein: MKSFLTNLECTYCGIVRSADEPHRTCDICGKVLYPRYDLKGATAALSRDALRDRPANMWRYFEVMPVRDEANVVTLGEGFTPIFKAERLGGDIGCTALYIKDEGINPTGSFKARGLGAAVSKAKELGITRLTMPSAGNAAGAMSAYAAKAGMEAYVFMPKDAPEANRVEVEISGANLELVDGYITDAGRISGERAEELGLFDVSTLREPYRVEGKKTMGYEIAEQMDWTLPEVILYPTGGGTGIVGMWKAFAEMEEMGWIGSERPKMFAVQSEGCAPIVRAFNEGTEFAEPWENPDTLAAGIRVPAAIGDYLILQALRESGGGAITVSEEEILSDMRAVASLEGMFVCPEGAALSAALRKLLADGTLSPDESILLLNTGSGLKYLDMIR
- the trmD gene encoding tRNA (guanosine(37)-N1)-methyltransferase TrmD, producing MRFHVLTIFPAMFDGPLSESIISRAVERGLVKICLHDIRDYATDKHRSVDDYPYGGGYGMVMKPEPIFDAYAAVKHTASLGEDTPVVLLTPQGTPFSQPIAERLATLDDIVLICGRYEGVDERVREYVANCELSVGDYVLSGGELAAMVVIDAVTRLIPGAVGSIESTQDDSFSTGLLQFPQYTRPAEHEGGKVPDILLSGNHGEIEKWRRRESLRRTYHRRPDLLDSAALSDADRRFIDSLRPNDDWL